In Cygnus atratus isolate AKBS03 ecotype Queensland, Australia chromosome 14, CAtr_DNAZoo_HiC_assembly, whole genome shotgun sequence, the DNA window AGTGAAAGGCTgcaatcatttcttttttcttccctcctgcccagAAGTGGGCCCTCGCTGGGCTGACTTGGATCGTGTTTCACTCTCCACCACCACGGGAGATGTGCAGTTTTCCATCTGGGTCTCCTTCTTTGAGATTTACAATGAGTTAATCTACGACTTGTTAGAACCAACTCCACCTGGCCAGAACCGCAAGAGGCAGACACTGCGGCTCTGTGAAGACCAGACTGGCAACCCCTATGTGAAAGGTACATTTAACTGAAAGATATTTACAGGGGTCCACTAAATGGGCCCTGGTAGATCACACGTGTGGGAGACTTAAGGACTGAGTGGGTGGCTTAGCGGTGACCTGTTGGGGAGCATGATGTCCTCTATAGCCCCTCAGAAGTTTTTGATGCCCAGGCATCATGTTCGCATAAGGGGAACATGAAGTTTATTAGTATCAGGAAAATGCTACAGTCTCTTAACTGCCTTGCTCAATGCATGCCTGGTTTTCCAGATCTAAACTGGATCAATGTCCGTGATGCTGATGAGGCCTGGAAGCTCCTGAAACTGGGTCGGAAAAACCAGAGTTTTGCTAGCACCCACATGAACCAGAACTCCAGTCGCAGGTTTGGGATGGGAAGTTTTTAACAGACATACAGTTCTGAGgaactttttaaatattgcatttcctttttttaaatatctgcatATTTCTTTACAGTCACAGTGTCTTCTCCATTCGGATTCTGCACTTGCAAGGAGGTGGCAGTGAAATTGTTCCCAAAATCAGCGAGTGAGTTTCATGCTTTctaggatttgttttttttttcctgtcttaactGCTATGGATCTGGGATATCAGAAGTATTTTAAGGAAGGTCTTGTTGGAAGCACTTGGGAGGAGCGAATGTTTCCGCTCCTAAGGCCTGCAGCTGATAGTGTGGAGGAATTTGTGAGGAGTACTGCCAAGTGCAACTTGAGATTTCCCAGCCTCTTTGAAGGTAAACATGAGTAACCTTGCCCTTGTGGTGGGGCTGATctgactgctgctgcctgttccTCAGATGTAGTTATATGGAAATGAATTGGATCAGTGGCTGTCATGGGGACTGGCAGAGGATCTTTGAATGTGTCACTGCTAAGCCTGTATTAGTGTTATCTTGTTTAACCCTCATACTTGGGGTAGGTCCTTCTGTCCAGAAATAGCCCAAATTTTCCCTAAAGAGGCTTTCTCTGCCCTCCTGAGGGAACCGGGAGGGTGAGCAGGGTAGGTGATCGCAAGGTGACTGAATTGTAAAGCTGGTGAGAGCAGGACAAACCTAGCAGGTCAGGTGATatcatctgtgttttcttcaggcTCTCCCTGTGTGACCTCGCGGGGTCAGAGCGCTGCAAAGACCAGAAAAGCGGGGACCGAATGAAAGAAGCGAACAACATTAATACTTCCCTCCATACCCTGGGGCGCTGCATTGCTGCCCTCCGTCAGAACCAGCAGTCCAAGTGAGCACCTGGAATTTGGCAGGGAGGGTGTGAGGAGGCTGTTTTAGCTTTCCCATGGGCTCACTCTTGTCTCTCCCCATAGATTGAAGCAGATTGTGGTTCCCTTCCGGGACAGCAAGCTAACCCGTGTGTTCCAGGGTTTTTTCACTGGACGTGGGCGCTCTTGCATGATTGTCAACATTAATCAGTGTGCATCTACGTATGATGAAACTCTGTATGTAGCCAAGTTCTCAGCCATTGCCAGTCAGGTAAGTAAAACAAACGAGCTTTGTGACATGCTCAGGATACCTCCTGCTTTTGTGGGAACGAGTCCCTTCCCATCACAAGGCGGGGAAAATGCTtgcatttcttccctctgcttttatAGTGGATTCTTACCTCCACAGTAACTACAGCTTCTACTACGTTGAAAAGTTTAACAAGTTGCAGAGAAGTACCATGTTTAAAGACTACATGCTTTCTAGGCTTTGTGTACTAGTAATAATATTTTCCCTTCCAGCTTGTTCAGGCTCCTCCTACAAAGGTGGGACTGCCATCCATACAGTCAATCATCAAAGAGCACAGCAGGAGAACCAGCCAGGGTCCAGAGGCAGTGGCAAAGGAAGAAGTGGAATCAGAGGACAGTGAGGATGAAGCAGATGTCTCCATGTATGAGAAGGAGGTGGGTTGTGATTTATTCTGTAACTTTTATAGATGGAAGAGCAAGAGCATGACTTAGCTTTGGTCTGGGAGGTGGGTCTGGAACTCAGCACTGTAAGAGATGACAGAACCTTAGAAGGATATGGGACCTTAAACCACTGTAAATTGGGAATCTGTGAGGAAGACACTCCACGGTTACTCTACATGTGAAGTACATGCTTAATTTTGAACACTTTGCCACCTGTAGAATAAGGACAGTAAGAGCTCAGATGCAGACCCATAATCTCTTTTAAGGGAAATTTTGATCAGAGAATTAGCAAAACAGATGGCTAACCTgaggaaaaacaatcaaactTCCTGAATACTCAAAGAGGGCACCCGGAATAGCTGAAAGATCAAGGGGGGATGGAAGATGCATATCTACAGAGACTTAAGTTGTAATGTGTCAAGGTAGCAAAAGCAGGTGCATTCTTAGGCAGTGCAGTAGAGGAAGCTGCTAAGGAGATAGCTCCATCTGGAGCACACTATTGTTTACACCATCCCATGGGAAATGAATTAAGAGCAAACCTGACAACTTTTTTCCAGGTGACTAAAAGCATTTGAAACCTAGATCACCCCAGCCTAGAGATATGGGACCAGCTAGTTTCTTCTAGGTCTTAGTTCTGTTGTGCAGTATGAGCaagagtgttttttcttcttacaggaCTTGTTGCGTGTGGTAGAAGCTGCGCGAGAACTGCTGGTGCAAGAGCGGCAGGAGAAGCTGCAACTAGAAATGCGTCTCCGTGAGGAGATCTGCAACGAGATGCTGGAGCACATACAACAGAAGGAGCAGTGGTGCAGGTACAGCTTATGTGGATCACCCTCCCTTTGTTCAGGGTGTGCTGCAGCACCAAGGACTGCCAGATCGAGATGCATATAGTTGCCCATTCTCTTTGTAGCCAACATGTTGATGCCCAGAAGGAGCTGTTGGAGGAACTGTATGAGGACAAGCTTAATAACCTGAAGGAGTCGCTGACTGACTACTACCAGGAGGAGATCCAGGTTTGTTCAGAGGAATGGAATGACATCAGGAAACTGGCAGTGGCTTGAAAGAGGACTTGAGTACTTGAGTCCAAGAAGGTGACTTACGCAGGCTGAGAGGaaggattttgctttctgttgtgcTATTACTTGATAACTTGATCcacaattttcatttcttgcctATTATGCAGTTCATTGGGCTTTCAGATTTTTGGCCCTTAATCTGGAAGCTAAtgtgtaaacatttttattccctgaTTTGTTCAACGTtatattttcctcctttactCTTTTTGCTCGTTACTTGCTTTGCAATTTTCAGATAATTTAAGTTCTGTGAACTTCTCTTAATTGTAGTTGTGATGATGAGTATGAGCCTGTCCCTATTTTTCATAGTATGAGTGGCCTCTGGGACTTGCTGCAGGCCTCTCTGAAGATGCCAACTCTCCAAAATGTGCTAACAGGCTGGAAAAAGTGGTTTAGGCTCTCAGGAAAAATAGATTCACTATCTTCACTTAAAGGACATTAATTGCTGGGTTCAATGTGGGAAGTGAATTATTGAGAATGTCTCCTGGAAAAAAGACCCTGAAAAAATCAGGGAGCAAAAGCtgtattaaaatcttttttaacctttgaaTAAATTCGCTTTAAGGAGCGTGATGAGAAGATTGAGGAACTCCAAGCTGCTCTGCAGGTGGCAAAACAAAAGTTGGAGAACTTGGATGTTACGCAAAAGGACTCAGGGCAGCAAGGCTTGCGTCGATCAAAGCGAGTGGCTGCCTCGTGTGCTCTGCAACAGGAGCTGCTAGATACTAAAGCCAAACTGGAGCAATGTCAAATGGAGCTGAATACAACAACAGCAGGTAAGGCGGTGATGCTGCACTTGCTCTGAATTATGCCCAAGCAATCCTTACAGAGGGTTAGAGATGCTTTTTCAGCAAGGTATATTGGATTCAGACATTCTGTAACCACTGTTTGTAGTTGTAGAAGATAGGAATAACTTGATGGATGGACAGGAaggacttttcatttttttttgcatgatgCGCTTCAGGGCAGGATCGTTTCCCTGTTCAAAATGTTGAGTCCCTTTGCTTAACTGAAAGGGAAAAGCCTGGAATGTTTGTGCATGTCTGCACAAACTGAAAGCTCTTCTCTTCTCAGCTTGCCTGTGGCAGCTTGTCTGAAGGGGATTCTAGACTTAAGAAAAACCTAAAGCTTATGAATGAACTGTTGCTCACTACATCTTCTATATTCCTAGAGCTGCGCAAGTACCAGAAATTATTGGAGCCACCTCCCTCTGCCAAACCCATTACTGTGGATGTAGACAGGAAGCTGGAGGATGGACAGAAGGTAACTCCATCTCCCTTACAGAAGGGAACTCTTGCAGGGCAAAGAGGTTGCCAATTTAAAACCATTTGGAGCTGCTGTCTCCaggtttttaaatgaatggTTGATAGCAAGGGGTCTGTGAAAACAAACCTTTATCATATAGAAGGTGTTGGTGTTTGTGATCCCAGTGCACCTTACTCAGATGAATCTCCTTTGATATTGCATGTCTGGATTACCCCTCAGAGTGGCTCTGTTTCTAGAATGATGTTAAAGCTAGCTGttaattttttccctcctgtagAATGTCAGATTGCTGCGTTTGGAATTACAAAAACTTGGGGAGTCTCTTCAGTCTGCAGAGAGGGCATGCTGCCACAGCACAAGTGCTGGGAAACTTCGAGAAACCCTCTGTACATGTGATGACATTCTGGCTAGACAGgtaatgttctgttttgttgcaGGTGCAAGGGATGTAATTTATGCACTTTGACATAATCAGCAGATAAACCTAAGTTCTTGtagctaaaaatataaatgacgTATCCTCTAGGCACATACTGTCTATTATATTAGGGGAGCTATACTGCTAACCTTCCAGTGGCTGAGTCAGGCAGCATATTTAACTCTCTAAAGGAGACCCAAACTGTTCCTGTTCAGTCACTTGTCAGTCTGCACCAGGTCTGCATCAGTAGGAGAATTCAGAGTTCTCATTCCTTTATCTACTGCACTCCGTCATAGCTGCTATGGCAACATGTCTGCAGCAGGATGGATTTGGTTTTTTCTTAGCCTTactgtttctattttgttaTTGTACTGCTATACTGGTGACAGAAAAAGCCATAAAGGCTTTTAACCAGTATGGCCACACTGGTTAGTGAACTTCAGCAAAGGCACTTTATCCTCTTCAGTTCATAGTAACTAAGGAGTTAGGCTTGTCACATTTcttaatatataaatatctttcCTTTTGCAGGACCAAACACTGGCAGAACTGCAGAACAACATGATGCTGGTAAAATTGGATCTGCGGAAGAAAGCAGCCTGTATTGCTGAGCAGTACCACACTGTGCAGAAGCTCCAGGCTCCTCCAATGTCTACCTTAAAGAAAAGGTTCTGTGCCAACAGGGAAAACCTACAACCTAACCAACCTCCTGGTAAAAAGCCCTTCCTGCACAACCTCCTGACACGTTCAGCTACCCGTCCTGTTGCTGGCAGAGGATGGCAACTTCGTTCAGTTGCTCTATGACTTCTCAGAAAAAGATCCCTGCCCCATTGTTACTGGAACAGGTGGCAAATCCAATGTAATAGTATTCTCCTTTATGTGCTTGTTTATTATTGTAGCTGCTTGAGAGCttatgtaaacattttttggaTATGTATGGTTAAACTTTTAATCAATACCAAAGTGGACAAAATGACCTTTTGTAATGTAAACACTACAACaaggaaagttttaaaatgtaaaataatgtaGATGATCAAAGTTGTTTAACAAAAGGATCAGTTAAAAGTGAATTCTCCTTTTCAACTATGTTGGCACACAATTCAAAAATAAGTTCAAGGTCCTCCTTGACAGATATTCTCCCCTCCTTGAATTATAGTCCTTTATTAAAGTATACGCGTTCTAGTTCAGGGCAATTCTCCTGGATCTTGGCTTGCAATTCTGGTTCCAAGCGTGTTACAGACATAGAACTGagcaaaagaaacagtaagATGGTTATATATAACAAGCACTTGAATCTCAAGTAAGATAGATGATGCATCTGTTTAAAATTCCTGGATTgtgaaaaaagttttcagatttttttgaacTTTATGAGAAACCACTCCACAGAACAGGGGCAAATGAACCTCCAGTTAAAGGCAATAGAGATATTCTATCAAGAAACAGCTAGTTTCCTACTATCATGAGGGTAGGAATCTACTTAGTTGCTTAAGGTTGTTGCTGGCACTAGAAACTTCCCTTCctaaagatgttttttcttaaatataatgTATTTACCTATTTAACTTACTGCCTGACTTTATTCAGttcaataaaatgtttatttttataagagCCATCTCACAGTCAAGTGAATTCAGCTGCCAGGTCATGTAAATAGCTGCAGTTTCCTAAGCACAGTTTGAGATCTAATCTTCCTGTAAAACAGAGTCTTGGTTAGAATCAAGAACTGTACCACAGTACAGTGGTACTGTGACAGTTCTATGCTAGTTGACAAGCTAGCGAAACAAGTCATCTCCAGGTAGCcttgtgatgcttttttttaaccacagttCTTTGCTATGCCAGGCAAGGAAACAGATGGTATTATGTGCTTTTTGCTATTCAGTTAAATCAGATGAGAactaagtgtttttttttggaagttaaAAACTACACATGTTCACTATTTTAACCAACTTAGCTCCAGCTGGCATCTCTTAAACATTTAGCAGCTTGTCAACTTACTGTAGTAATTCTGACAACCACTAATAATAATGAGAGAGGGACAGGTTAGTTGAATTTAAGACCCTGTTTATAGTACATCCTGCAATTTGAGTTAACTTCAGTTGAAGGTAACCCATCCAGGTTCCATTCTGATCTCAGctataacaaatattttctctaagaGTTTTGAGTACTGAGCTCTTCTTGTATTGAAGAGaaattctttctggaaaaacaatCAAATTGCAAATAAGCACATACAGTCAAGTGCTGTTCTCTATAACCAGGGAAGTTTCCAGCTTGAAATGCCATGGTTAAACTACTCACCCAAACCTCTCTTCTTGCTGTATCCCTACTTCACTGCATCTCTGAAGCTGCTAGCAGTTTGTAAATGAGTGAGCCCAATTCAACTATGTATTA includes these proteins:
- the KIF20A gene encoding kinesin-like protein KIF20A isoform X1, whose product is MAQALASPGLFSDDEAAASPVLESTAAGFGADVRKALLSEFSAISPNLEGSQQAAAEDINGKLKVYLRVRPLKSTELEKGEDQGCVCIENSETLLLRAPKDSFTMRSTERGVGQAAHRFSFTQIFGPDVGQKLFFDETMKQVVKDVLDGQNWLVYTYGITNSGKTHTIQGSIKDGGILPRSLAVIFNSVGDRLYQAMDLKPSLSNEVIWLDSRQVRQEETKKQTMLRGGLWEEELLTPLKRSHSAESQLQATTSGSFDSGVAGLSSSSHLTSHSDVSQTEEVGPRWADLDRVSLSTTTGDVQFSIWVSFFEIYNELIYDLLEPTPPGQNRKRQTLRLCEDQTGNPYVKDLNWINVRDADEAWKLLKLGRKNQSFASTHMNQNSSRSHSVFSIRILHLQGGGSEIVPKISELSLCDLAGSERCKDQKSGDRMKEANNINTSLHTLGRCIAALRQNQQSKLKQIVVPFRDSKLTRVFQGFFTGRGRSCMIVNINQCASTYDETLYVAKFSAIASQLVQAPPTKVGLPSIQSIIKEHSRRTSQGPEAVAKEEVESEDSEDEADVSMYEKEDLLRVVEAARELLVQERQEKLQLEMRLREEICNEMLEHIQQKEQWCSQHVDAQKELLEELYEDKLNNLKESLTDYYQEEIQERDEKIEELQAALQVAKQKLENLDVTQKDSGQQGLRRSKRVAASCALQQELLDTKAKLEQCQMELNTTTAELRKYQKLLEPPPSAKPITVDVDRKLEDGQKNVRLLRLELQKLGESLQSAERACCHSTSAGKLRETLCTCDDILARQDQTLAELQNNMMLVKLDLRKKAACIAEQYHTVQKLQAPPMSTLKKRFCANRENLQPNQPPGKKPFLHNLLTRSATRPVAGRGWQLRSVAL
- the KIF20A gene encoding kinesin-like protein KIF20A isoform X2 — translated: MAQALASPGLFSDDEAAASPVLESTAAGFGADVRKALLSEFSAISPNLEGSQQAAAEDINGKLKVYLRVRPLKSTELEKGEDQGCVCIENSETLLLRAPKDSFTMRSTERGVGQAAHRFSFTQIFGPDVGQKLFFDETMKQVVKDVLDGQNWLVYTYGITNSGKTHTIQGSIKDGGILPRSLAVIFNSVGDRLYQAMDLKPSLSNEVIWLDSRQVRQEETKKQTMLRGGLWEEELLTPLKRSHSAESQLQATTSGSFDSGVAGLSSSSHLTSHSDVSQTEVGPRWADLDRVSLSTTTGDVQFSIWVSFFEIYNELIYDLLEPTPPGQNRKRQTLRLCEDQTGNPYVKDLNWINVRDADEAWKLLKLGRKNQSFASTHMNQNSSRSHSVFSIRILHLQGGGSEIVPKISELSLCDLAGSERCKDQKSGDRMKEANNINTSLHTLGRCIAALRQNQQSKLKQIVVPFRDSKLTRVFQGFFTGRGRSCMIVNINQCASTYDETLYVAKFSAIASQLVQAPPTKVGLPSIQSIIKEHSRRTSQGPEAVAKEEVESEDSEDEADVSMYEKEDLLRVVEAARELLVQERQEKLQLEMRLREEICNEMLEHIQQKEQWCSQHVDAQKELLEELYEDKLNNLKESLTDYYQEEIQERDEKIEELQAALQVAKQKLENLDVTQKDSGQQGLRRSKRVAASCALQQELLDTKAKLEQCQMELNTTTAELRKYQKLLEPPPSAKPITVDVDRKLEDGQKNVRLLRLELQKLGESLQSAERACCHSTSAGKLRETLCTCDDILARQDQTLAELQNNMMLVKLDLRKKAACIAEQYHTVQKLQAPPMSTLKKRFCANRENLQPNQPPGKKPFLHNLLTRSATRPVAGRGWQLRSVAL